One stretch of Bosea vaviloviae DNA includes these proteins:
- the purB gene encoding adenylosuccinate lyase codes for MIPRYSRPEMVAIWEPQTRFRIWFEIEAHATDKLAELGVVPKEAAATIWAKAKDATFDVARIDEIERVTKHDVIAFLTHLAEIVGPEARFVHQGMTSSDILDTTLSVQLARATDLLIADVDALLAAIKRRAFEHKLTPTIGRSHGIHAEPVTFGLKLAQAYAEFDRCKARLVAARAEIATCAISGAVGTFANIDPSVEAYVAEKMGLSVEPVSTQVIPRDRHAMYFATLGVVASSVERLATEIRHLQRTEVYEAEEFFSPGQKGSSAMPHKRNPVLTENLTGLARLVRGMVVPALENVALWHERDISHSSVERMIGPDATVTLDFALARLTGVVDKLLIYPQNMRKNLDRLGGLHNSQRVLLALTQAGASREESYSLVQRNAMRTWEHGEDFLTNLKKDAEVTAKLSVAELEAMFDEGYHFKHVDTIFARVFGEG; via the coding sequence ATGATCCCGCGTTATTCCCGCCCCGAGATGGTCGCGATCTGGGAGCCGCAGACCCGCTTCCGGATCTGGTTCGAGATCGAGGCGCACGCCACCGACAAGCTCGCCGAACTCGGCGTGGTGCCGAAGGAGGCTGCGGCCACGATCTGGGCCAAGGCCAAGGACGCGACCTTCGATGTCGCGCGCATCGACGAGATCGAGCGCGTCACCAAGCATGACGTCATCGCGTTTCTCACGCATCTGGCCGAGATCGTCGGGCCGGAAGCCCGCTTCGTCCATCAGGGCATGACCTCCTCCGACATTTTGGACACGACGCTTTCGGTGCAGCTCGCGCGCGCCACCGACCTGCTGATCGCAGATGTCGATGCGCTGCTTGCGGCGATCAAGCGCCGGGCTTTCGAGCACAAGCTGACGCCGACCATCGGCCGTTCGCACGGCATCCATGCCGAGCCGGTGACCTTCGGGCTCAAGCTGGCGCAGGCCTATGCCGAGTTCGACCGCTGCAAGGCTCGCTTGGTCGCGGCCCGGGCCGAGATCGCGACCTGCGCAATTTCGGGCGCGGTCGGCACCTTCGCCAATATCGACCCCTCGGTGGAGGCCTATGTCGCGGAGAAGATGGGGCTGAGTGTCGAGCCGGTCTCGACCCAGGTCATCCCGCGCGACCGGCATGCGATGTATTTCGCCACGCTCGGCGTCGTCGCCTCCAGCGTCGAGCGGCTCGCGACCGAGATCCGCCACTTGCAGCGCACCGAGGTCTATGAGGCGGAGGAGTTCTTCTCGCCTGGCCAGAAGGGCTCCTCGGCGATGCCGCACAAGCGCAACCCGGTGCTGACCGAGAACCTGACCGGGCTTGCCCGCCTCGTGCGCGGCATGGTCGTGCCGGCGCTGGAGAATGTCGCGCTCTGGCATGAGCGCGATATCTCGCATTCCTCGGTCGAGCGCATGATCGGCCCCGACGCCACAGTGACGCTCGATTTCGCGCTCGCCCGCCTCACCGGCGTCGTCGACAAGCTGCTGATCTACCCGCAGAACATGCGCAAGAACCTCGACAGGCTCGGCGGCCTGCACAATTCGCAGCGCGTGCTGCTGGCCCTGACCCAGGCCGGCGCCAGCCGCGAGGAGAGCTATTCGCTCGTCCAGCGCAACGCGATGCGCACCTGGGAGCATGGCGAGGATTTCCTCACCAACCTCAAGAAGGATGCCGAGGTAACAGCGAAGCTGTCAGTGGCGGAACTCGAGGCGATGTTCGACGAAGGCTATCACTTCAAGCATGTCGACACGATCTTCGCACGGGTGTTTGGAGAGGGGTGA